One Coffea arabica cultivar ET-39 chromosome 5c, Coffea Arabica ET-39 HiFi, whole genome shotgun sequence DNA window includes the following coding sequences:
- the LOC113722983 gene encoding U-box domain-containing protein 45 has product MEDVIVEALLSNEREAQILAARELGKLATKLRQKLAERGIISRLVTMLRTQDYEATEAALCALLCLAFHSERNKIRIANSGAIPVLLEIIQRPKESLIDLAAAALLVLSSCSANKLAIAASGAIPILVGSLNSQLAEERGFQNLSVQAKLDIISTFHNLSTYPPIIPSIVSSGMVKAMLQLMYEFGKQSKIIEKAMALLEKMVSSSEIALEEVAETAPLVIHFLVEAVEEGTPLCKEHAAATLLVMCQSCRDRYRGMILREGAMPGLLQLSVDGTSKAREKAKALLQLLRDFSECRTREERSKNRLLEHVMQQIDKGDTTGTGLRLVEEMIARLRT; this is encoded by the exons TAAACTTGCAACCAAACTAAGACAGAAGTTAGCAGAAAGAGGGATCATTTCTCGGCTCGTTACGATGCTTCGTACGCAAGATTATGAAGCCACTGAAGCGGCACTCTGTGCTCTGCTTTGTCTAGCTTTTCACAGTGAAAG AAACAAGATCCGAATTGCAAATTCTGGTGCCATACCAGTATTGCTGGAGATCATTCAACGCCCAAAAGAGTCATTGATTGACCTTGCAGCAGCAGCCCTCTTGGTTCTTTCTTCTTGCTCCGCTAACAAGCTAGCAATCGCGGCATCTGGGGCTATCCCGATCCTGGTTGGATCCCTGAATTCCCAATTGGCAGAAGAACGCGGTTTCCAGAATCTAAGCGTGCAGGCTAAGCTCGACATCATATCCACATTTCACAATCTCTCCACCTATCCTCCGATAATCCCATCTATTGTTTCTTCTGGTATGGTAAAAGCCATGCTTCAACTAATGTATGAGTTCGGAAAACAATCAAAGATAATTGAGAAAGCGATGGCATTACTGGAGAAGATGGTTTCCTCGTCAGAGATTGCACTGGAGGAGGTTGCTGAGACTGCTCCTCTTGTAATCCACTTTCTAGTGGAGGCCGTCGAAGAAGGTACACCACTATGCAAAGAGCACGCTGCAGCTACGTTACTGGTCATGTGCCAAAGTTGTAGGGACAGATACAGAGGAATGATTTTGAGGGAAGGCGCTATGCCAGGGCTGCTACAATTGAGTGTTGATGGGACATCGAAGGCCAGGGAAAAGGCCAAAGCTCTGCTGCAACTTCTTAGAGATTTCTCAGAATGTCGTACGCGAGAGGAACGATCAAAGAATCGGCTCTTGGAACATGTTATGCAACAGATTGATAAAGGAGACACAACTGGGACGGGTCTGAGACTTGTGGAGGAAATGATTGCAAGACTTAGGACGTAG
- the LOC140007579 gene encoding altered inheritance of mitochondria protein 32-like, translating into MFKMHINTFSRAVRFLSSFPVAFFWSRSGHPGKVSPKPFLSLKRSPAMASTGETTQYFSTVLPEEDDLKFGFKRSEMYQSNLAGTVDPYERHLFLCYKSHDSWPSRVEASDSDLLPKLLSAALKARKADIKIKARLTICEGLEDLQLSDGDVLVFPDMIKYRDLKDSDVDGFVEDVLVNGNSWAAGKQEVLTGSYVFVCAHNNRDKRCGVCGPVLIEKFKEEIDSRALKSQVFVTACSHIGGHKYAGNVIIFSANAQAKIDGHWYGYVTPNDVPELLDQHIGKGEIIERIWRGQMGVTEEAENVHQQKLLNGTSLNNYAEKPQEIRSEEKNESSSSCCQGANGVSCCRDVNFQEKEVQKGTGKLSNWIGRWEQRDVLTTVAVLGAVTTVAVAFAFYKRSR; encoded by the exons ATGTTTAAAATGCATATAAATACCTTCTCACGCGCAGTTCGTTTCCTGTCCTCTTTCCCAGTCGCATTTTTCTGGTCGCGCTCCGGTCATCCAGGAAAAGTCTCTCCTAAACCCTTCCTCTCGCTGAAGCGATCTCCAGCTATGGCCTCCACCGGAGAAACGACCCAGTACTTTTCTACTGTTTTGCCCGAGGAAGATGATCTCAAGTTTGGTTTTAAGCGGTCGGAGATGTACCAAAGCAATCTCGCCGGCACAGTTGACCCCTACGAACGTCACCTCTTCCTCTGCTACAAATCTCATGACTCCTGGCCTTCTCGTGTTGAAGCCTCCGATTCCGATCTTCTCCCCAAGCTTCTCTCAGCTGCTCTTAAAGCTCGCAAGGCTGATATCAAAATCAAG GCTCGTTTGACCATATGCGAAGGGCTTGAGGACTTgcaattatcggatggagatGTTTTGGTTTTCCCTGATATGATCAAGTACAG AGATTTGAAGGACTCGGATGTGGATGGGTTTGTGGAGGATGTGCTTGTTAATGGGAACTCCTGGGCTGCTGGTAAACAGGAGGTTTTGACTGGTTCATATGTTTTTGTTTGTGCTCACAATAATCGAGACAAAAGGTGTGGTGTTTGTGGACCTGTTCTGATTGAGAAGTTCAAAGAAGAGATTGACTCCAGGGCTTTAAAGAGCCAGGTGTTTGTGACTGCTTGCTCTCATATTGGAGGCCATAAGTATGCTGGCAATGTGATCATTTTCAGTGCCAATGCTCAAGCGAAAATTGATGGCCATTG GTATGGATATGTTACGCCTAATGATGTGCCTGAACTGCTTGATCAGCATATTGGGAAGGGAGAAATCATTGAGCGAATTTGGAG AGGCCAAATGGGAGTTACTGAAGAAGCTGAGAACGTGCATCAGCAGAAGCTTTTAAATGGTACAAGTCTTAACAATTATGCAGAGAAGCCACAAGAAATCAGAAgcgaggaaaagaatgaaagtAGTTCAAGCTGTTGCCAAGGTGCTAATGGAGTCTCATGTTGCAGAGATGTGAATTTTCAGGAGAAAGAGGTACAAAAGGGAACAGGAAAGCTCTCAAACTGGATTGGAAGATGGGAGCAGCGTGATGTCCTGACAACTGTTGCTGTCCTTGGAGCAGTGACTACCGTTGCTGTGGCATTTGCTTTTTACAAAAGGTCAAGGTGA
- the LOC140007578 gene encoding protein kinase PVPK-1-like: MESLVDGVRSLPRAHNSVTELGYSLSSSASGTGHPLCPPSAKKSGYEGCSSSSSYVRDVDIGMKATSTPTGSTISSKNLYKTYSDHPQKDSVPDSMRLHMRSDKEKKEFLGPDDDLDQTTHDTSGVGVLESESESCGKHPDHNARNCIPSDLMETLELPSHLRSKETLGVVNSQLPSQLGVHFCPSPQNSFYSATQYTEAKQSFTTEISECASSVGKSGDSGEPSNSCDFVESRKTSIYRGSTGSDISDESSSSSFSSAIYKPHKANDTRWEAIQAVRSRYGTLEMKHFRLLKKMGCGDIGTVYLSELAGTRNYFAMKVMDKAALASRKKLVRAQTEREILQSLDHPFLPTLYTHFETEKFSCLVMEFCPGGDLHALRQRQPGKFFTEHAARFYVAEVLLALEYLHMLGIIYRDLKPENVLVREDGHIMLSDFDLSLRCAVSPTLVKSSNSSLESKNSGYCVQPACIEPSCAIQPACIQPTCFGPRLLGKYRKEKKMKPRAEIHNQVSPLPELIAEPTNARSMSFVGTHEYLAPEIIKGEGHGSAVDWWTFGIFLYELLFGRTPFKGAGNRATLFNVVGQPLRFPESPTVSFAARDLIRGLLVKEPQHRLAYRRGATEIKQHPFFQSVNWALIRCASPPDVPKPFPIDDILRVPKPDVPGVDVKPSGNYLEIDFF, encoded by the exons ATGGAATCACTTGTAGACGGCGTTAGATCGCTGCCAAGGGCTCATAATTCTGTTACTGAACTGGGTTATAGCCTATCTTCTTCTGCTTCTGGGACTGGTCATCCTCTCTGCCCTCCATCTGCTAAAAAATCTGGATATGAGGGATGCTCTTCATCTTCATCCTATGTGAGAGATGTGGATATTGGAATGAAGGCAACTAGTACACCTACAGGTTCCACAATCAGTTCAAAGAACCTGTATAAAACATACAGTGACCATCCACAAAAGGACAGTGTGCCTGATTCGATGAGGCTCCACATGAGGTCAgacaaagagaaaaaagaatttttggggcctgatgatgatcttgatcaAACAACACATGATACTTCTGGGGTGGGGGTTTTGGAATCGGAAAGTGAATCTTGCGGTAAGCATCCTGACCACAACGCAAGGAATTGTATTCCGAGCGACTTGATGGAGACTCTGGAGCTTCCTTCACATTTAAGATCTAAAGAAACTCTTGGAGTTGTAAACAGCCAATTGCCATCTCAATTGGGAGTCCACTTCTGCCCAAGTCCTCAGAATAGTTTTTACTCTGCTACACAGTACACAGAAGCTAAACAAAGTTTTACTACAGAAATCAGTGAATGCGCTAGCAGTGTTGGGAAATCCGGTGATAGTGGGGAACCTAGCAACTCCTGTGATTTTGTTGAGAGCAGGAAAACGAGTATTTATAGAGGCAGCACGGGCAGTGATATCAGTGATGAAAGCAGCTCCAGCAGTTTCAGCAGCGCAATATACAAACCACACAAGGCAAATGACACAAGATGGGAAGCAATCCAAGCTGTCAGATCTCGTTATGGAActttggaaatgaagcatttcaGACTTTTGAAGAAAATGGGATGTGGGGATATAGGAACTGTTTATCTATCAGAATTAGCTGGAACTAGAAATTATTTTGCCATGAAAGTGATGGACAAAGCAGCTCTAGCTAGTAGGAAGAAACTTGTAAGAGCTCAGACAGAAAGAGAGATATTGCAGTCACTGGATCATCCATTTCTTCCCACTTTGTATACACATTTTGAGACAGAAAAGTTCTCTTGCTTGGTCATGGAGTTTTGCCCTGGAGGAGATTTACACGCACTTCGCCAAAGACAACCTGGGAAGTTTTTCACAGAGCACGCTGCCAG GTTCTATGTGGCGGAAGTTCTCCTTGCTTTAGAGTATTTGCACATGCTTGGTATCATCTACAGAgatcttaaaccagaaaatgtttTGGTCAGAGAGGATGGCCACATAATGCTTTCAGATTTTGATCTTTCGCTTAGATGTGCTGTGAGCCCAACCCTTGTCAAATCTTCAAATTCTAGCTTGGAGTCCAAAAACTCTGGATACTGTGTTCAACCTGCTTGTATTGAGCCATCTTGTGCCATCCAACCAGCTTGCATCCAACCTACGTGTTTCGGGCCACGTCTTCTTGGCAAGTacaggaaagagaaaaagatgaaACCAAGAGCTGAAATACACAATCAAGTGAGTCCTCTTCCTGAGCTCATAGCTGAGCCAACAAATGCCCGATCAATGTCATTTGTGGGTACGCATGAGTATCTGGCGCCAGAGATCATCAAAGGTGAAGGTCATGGCAGCGCTGTGGATTGGTGGACGTTCGGAATTTTCCTCTATGAACTCTTGTTTGGGAGGACTCCGTTCAAAGGTGCAGGCAATAGGGCAACTTTGTTCAATGTGGTTGGTCAACCCTTGAGATTTCCAGAGTCACCAACTGTGAGTTTTGCGGCAAGGGACCTGATCAGAGGACTACTGGTTAAGGAACCACAACACCGGCTTGCATACAGGCGCGGCGCCACTGAGATCAAGCAACATCCATTCTTTCAAAGTGTCAACTGGGCTCTAATTCGCTGTGCCAGCCCTCCGGACGTGCCGAAGCCGTTCCCAATCGATGACATACTAAGAGTACCCAAACCTGACGTACCTGGCGTGGATGTGAAACCGTCAGGTAATTATTTGGAAATCGATTTCTTCTGA